A DNA window from Plasmodium vinckei vinckei genome assembly, chromosome: PVVCY_10 contains the following coding sequences:
- a CDS encoding nucleolar GTP-binding protein 2, putative: MIKKGSLKLGSARFAKSSVSNVKMDNRTINKEKEKRKTKEKLNRLKMYRTKADLKKMNTKINEVRRIEPSIKWFNNTRTISQNKLEIFRNKLEEHTNDPFSVVIKRSKLPIELLKDEKDCVTKKYKNENFLKIENYNDIYSKNKKRKKPKLNFESLEEYANNAQQKLLNYETDKDNSLVHKKSNVEKKYIKDHLLRIGQSKRIWSELYKVIDSSDIILEVLDARDPIGTRCKQLEENLKKDRAHKHIILILNKVDLIPTSVAEKWIKILSKEYPTIAYHASINNPFGKSDLFNIIRQYSQFFKNMKKKHIHIGLIGYPNVGKSAIINSLKKKVVCISACIPGQTKYWQFIKLTNKIYLIDCPGIVPYDIEDSDKILRCTMRLEKITNPHYYIDDIFKMVNKSLILNLYKLPDDLTFSNSEEFLEILAKKMGKLLKGGEPDIISVSKILINDWIKGKIPYYVNPDEYVESTKGGEQTKGEEPTKVEEPTLANLENPIDTQDNVESSVENEEEIEKDEN; this comes from the coding sequence atgataaaaaagggTAGTTTGAAACTTGGGAGCGCGCGTTTCGCGAAAAGCTCTGTATCAAATGtaaaaatggataataGGACAATAaacaaagaaaaagaaaaaaggaaaacaaaagaaaaattaaatagattaaaaatgtatagaACAAAAGcagatttaaaaaaaatgaatacaaaaataaatgaagtAAGAAGAATAGAGCCAAGTATAAAATGGTTTAATAATACAAGAACTATAAGTCAAAACAAATTAGAAATATttagaaataaattagaAGAACATACCAATGATCCATTTAGTgttgtaataaaaagatCAAAATTACCAATAGAGTTATTAAAGGATGAAAAAGATTGTGtaactaaaaaatataaaaatgaaaattttttaaaaattgaaaattataatgatatatatagtaaaaataaaaaaagaaaaaaacccaaattaaattttgaaaGTTTAGAAGAATATGCTAATAATGCacaacaaaaattattaaattatgaaaCGGATAAAGATAATTCATTagttcataaaaaatccaatgtagaaaaaaaatatattaaagatCATTTATTAAGGATTGGTCAATCAAAAAGAATATGGAgtgaattatataaagtaATAGATAGTTCTGATATAATATTAGAAGTGTTAGATGCAAGAGATCCTATTGGTACTAGATGTAAACAATTagaagaaaatttaaaaaaagatagagcccataaacatattattttaatccTTAATAAAGTAGATCTTATACCAACATCAGTAGCAGAAAAATGGATTAAAATTTTGTCTAAAGAATATCCAACAATTGCTTATCATGCATCTATAAATAATCCATTTGGAAAAAgtgatttatttaatattataagacaatattcacaattttttaaaaatatgaaaaaaaaacatatacatataggTTTAATAGGATATCCAAATGTTGGAAAAAGTGCAATTAttaattctttaaaaaaaaaagttgttTGTATATCTGCATGTATACCTGGTCAAACTAAATATTGgcaatttataaaattaacaaataaaatttatttaattgatTGTCCTGGTATTGTTCCATATGATATTGAAGATTcagataaaatattacGATGTACAATGCgattagaaaaaattacaaatccacattattatattgatgatatttttaaaatggtTAATAAATCTCTTATACTTAATCTTTATAAATTACCAGATGATTTGACATTTTCAAACTCTGAAGAATTTTTAGAAATActtgcaaaaaaaatgggaaaACTTCTTAAAGGTGGGGAACCAGATATTATATCGGTATCTAAAATTTTGATCAATGATTGgataaaaggaaaaatcCCATATTATGTTAATCCAGATGAATATGTTGAATCCACAAAGGGAGGGGAACAGACAAAAGGAGAGGAACCAACAAAAGTAGAAGAACCTACACTTGCAAATTTGGAAAACCCTATTGACACCCAAGATAATGTTGAAAGCAGTgtagaaaatgaagaagaaatagagaaagatgaaaattaa
- a CDS encoding 14-3-3 protein, putative has product MKSSDKRGHNVTRASPLASPKNINLKNEKKKNPTDKGNHCIIHKDEGKNKVKTNIKEISDKNIINRKMKEKHINTKNKENEIMITSEGNKKKKIINKNCSSTIINMEKEDLNMNKLSPHLIENNRNTFDTNLTKRRANINKVKNSKKNEGYHRAKTVEARGKTKNDSLIYENNKKESAKTKKSKSFHTINYQHKENGFITSSYSSLSNDDVLGPYYETGINVENCYEETNEINKKEIENIKSKILNKYRNLTSEYNNNLQMLIYSSMNKNLKIKDSRESIYTFMKLAYKCSDYKYAIGYAILLLLDRLNNQEIELKEIEKEEIENTINSYNYYNIMSYKYAFRIFYKNYTLSLKGARCKETNEFSNSSTNSSSIYIKKNICKNIRFKIKNEFLLNCEVIINIVNCIISTIPNDNENKIFYIHLNANQYKIVSNITDTGVKYKYEQLAKHAYKKAFELASTHLQPIDINFLSVASHYIYFLYSNLEYEQKALKVCIDVFDKSSNLLDKIDDDKQADKCARILSKMRYNIKRWSKKLNKNSILFLKI; this is encoded by the coding sequence ATGAAATCTTCAGACAAACGCGGTCATAATGTTACACGGGCTTCTCCTCTTGCAAGccctaaaaatataaatttaaaaaatgaaaaaaagaagaaccCTACTGATAAGGGGAACCATTGTATAATACATAAAGATGAAGGAAAGAACAAAGTGAAAactaatataaaagaaatttcagataaaaatataataaaccgaaaaatgaaagaaaaacatataaatactaaaaataaggaaaatgaaataatgataactagcgaaggaaataaaaaaaaaaaaataataaataaaaattgttctAGTACTATTATCAATATGGAAAAAGAGGatttaaatatgaacaagTTATCACCACATTTGATAGAAAACAATCGAAATACCTTTGATACAAATTTAACAAAAAGAAGagcaaatataaataaagtaaaaaattcgaaaaaaaatgaaggaTATCATAGAGCCAAAACAGTTGAAGCCAGAGGGAagacaaaaaatgatagtctcatatatgaaaacaacaaaaaagaaagtgCCAAAACTAAGAAAAGCAAAAGTTTTCATACAATTAATTATCAACATAAAGAAAATGGTTTTATTACTTCTTCATATTCATCTCTTAGTAATGATGATGTTTTAGGGCCTTATTATGAAACTGGCATAAATGTAGAAAACTGTTATGAAGAGACTAACgagataaataaaaaagaaattgaaaatataaaaagtaaaattttaaataaatataggaATCTAACTagtgaatataataataacttaCAAATGCTAATTTATAGTAGcatgaataaaaatttaaagatAAAAGATAGCAGAgaaagtatatatacttttatgAAGCTTGCCTATAAATGTTCTGactataaatatgcaattGGATAtgcaatattattattattagacAGATTGAATAATCAAGAAATcgaattaaaagaaatagaaaaagaagaaatagaaaatacaataaattcatataactattataatattatgtcttataaatatgcatttaggattttttataaaaattatacattaTCGTTAAAAGGGGCAAGATGTAAAGAAACAAATGAATTTTCAAACAGTTCTACAAATAGTTcttcaatatatataaaaaaaaatatatgcaaaaatattcgatttaaaataaaaaacgaaTTTTTACTAAATTGTGaagttattataaatatagttaATTGTATAATTTCTACAATACCaaatgataatgaaaataaaattttttatatccatTTAAATGCAAatcaatataaaatagtatCAAATATAACTGATACTGgtgtaaaatataaatatgaacagCTAGCTAaacatgcatataaaaaagctTTTGAATTAGCATCCACACATTTACAACCAATagatattaattttttaagtgTAGCTAgccattatatatattttttatactctAATTTAgaatatgaacaaaaagCTTTAAAAGTATGTATAGACGTATTTGATAAATCCTCAAATCTTTTGGATAAAATAGATGATGATAAACAAGCCGATAAATGTGCACGAATTTTAAGTAAAATGAGATATAACATAAAACGATGGTCCAAAAagttaaacaaaaatagtatcctctttttaaaaatttaa
- a CDS encoding ankyrin, putative yields MHINKSGINAMGEQNTIENNKIIKNKKQTPRKQMKYLAYVNNESICNFYSSPCHFVYLMRQTDNQTKCTENDGIKKKYNLVRFVSLTGLTNVNKSASQMLYNDNIVERHPPKAASTTNPYVPHIYTDKKKRKGILKNEKWNKKEKKTVRINLRSDNSDDKIGECFISTDKKEINKYEIMSTGSLPEINSKSCNKNRSIINPCESRRIISNNSYGDDFTYSDLDAYMGEYMDNIESDSSIVPFDLEPIHLASNDGNIEIIKYLLASGIDINSKTKIRKYTPLHICASKGDINTVKFLVDNNADINALSYNNETALWCASISNHLDVCKYLLQNGALLYLNKKGDSVLHAASTMGNYEIVKLLIDNSANIKHLDANLLEPIHYASFEGHKGVVKILMCKQIEQSLKEIMDKIIYNMKKYNVYTKNLETYYYFKYKSIVKKKIISKILCCAITSGNYKLVNFILKRGANVNYFDIRLQLFPIHAAAVAGNIKIFKALFHKGANIYVKTPCNNLAINLVEHIELRQYILRQSRKINLRNAWIIRNKKSNHILSRLSYDTFYHVCLFF; encoded by the coding sequence ATGCACATAAATAAGAGTGGCATAAATGCAATGGGGGAACAAAATAcaatagaaaataataaaattataaaaaacaaaaaacaaACTCCTAGAAAgcaaatgaaatatttagcATATGTAAACAATGAAAGtatatgtaatttttattcttcCCCTTGccattttgtatatttgaTGAGACAAACAGATAACCAAACTAAATGTACTGAAAATGATggaattaaaaagaaatacaATTTAGTTCGTTTTGTAAGCTTAACCGGACTGacaaatgtaaataaatcaGCTAGCCAAATGTTATATAATGACAATATTGTAGAGAGGCATCCCCCCAAAGCCGCATCTACAACAAACCCCTATGTGcctcatatatataccgataaaaaaaagagaaaaggaattttgaaaaatgaaaaatggaataaaaaagaaaaaaaaactgtTCGTATAAATCTACGTTCTGATAATAGTGATGATAAAATTGGGGAATGTTTTATATCGACagataaaaaggaaataaataaatacgAGATAATGAGTACTGGTAGTTTACCAGAAATAAATTCTAAATCatgcaataaaaataggaGTATTATAAACCCTTGTGAAAGCCGAAGAATAATTAGTAATAATAGTTATGGTGACGATTTTACTTATAGTGATTTAGATGCATATATGGGTGAATATATGGATAATATCGAAAGTGATTCGTCAATTGTTCCATTTGATTTAGAACCCATACATTTAGCTAGTAATGATGGTAAcatagaaataataaaatatttgttagCATCTGGAATAGATATAAACagtaaaacaaaaataagaaaatatacaCCATTACATATATGTGCATCTAAAGGAGATATAAATACAGTAAAATTTTTAGTAGATAATAATGCAGACATAAATGCATtgtcatataataatgaaacagCATTGTGGTGTGCATCTATATCGAACCATTTAGAtgtatgtaaatatttattacaaaatggggcattattatatttaaataaaaaaggagaTTCAGTATTACATGCTGCATCAACTATGGGGAATTATgaaattgtaaaattattaatagatAATTCAGCTAACATTAAACATTTAGATGCAAATTTATTAGAACCCATACATTATGCATCTTTTGAAGGACATAAAGGagttgtaaaaatattaatgtgTAAACAAATCGAACAAAgcttaaaagaaataatggataaaattatatataatatgaaaaaatataatgtatatacaaaaaatttagaaacgtattattattttaaatataaatccattgttaaaaaaaaaataataagtaaaatattatgttgTGCTATCACTTCAGGGAACTATAAACTagtaaattttattttaaaaagagGAGCAaatgtaaattattttgatatacGTTTACAATTATTTCCAATACATGCTGCTGCAGTAGCTgggaatataaaaatatttaaagcTCTATTTCATAAAGgagcaaatatatatgttaaaaCCCCTTGTAATAATTTAGCTATAAATTTAGTTGAACATATAGAATTAAggcaatatattttacgaCAATCTCGTAAAATAAATCTAAGAAATGCTTGGATAAtacgaaataaaaaatcaaatcatatattatcaCGTTTATCATATGATACCTTTTATCATGtgtgtttatttttctaa
- a CDS encoding serine/threonine protein phosphatase 7, putative, protein MDVYNVKDTVMVYGHKATIQAIENLSDENNKDETNKIYAVKYLNKNGYSDGIYRGKKIFTPKDGLIVICSHKSIKPYNTEESACILIQKIYRGYHARKEFHTDVCCKVWRKFEDLHENIVLNNHEEIYIPLMKKINEDMQKGIIHFNSKHFSSISHQFSSVSTISHQASYDSNIPVLKDKVNRKFAIDFFNFLLTTKNYVLPIGMVYKILNATKKMLSENIKSSVLNLDLTKKSKETKLVVLGDVHGQLNDVLWLFNRFGLPSSNNIYIFNGDIADRGQNAAEIFLLLFAFKLSNYDSVIINRGNHECSYMNEVYGFHNEVLSKYDESIFDIFQEIFELLSLSVNIQNQIFVVHGGLSRYQDLTVNDIDNLDRKKHEILHPEKYEDTIIFDLLWSDPQKDKGIGGNARGNNCIAFGPDVTESFLKKNKFDIIIRSHQVPKTLKGIESHHEGKCITLFSASNYCNKIKNLGAAIIFNQDLTFEVHEYMSPSLDVIRETFEENQKLREKVLNSSNLLELEKNEQRNAKSIPPDGALNDILNFLSTLICNEKNNLWNNLYAKDKGNTGKVHINIWKEELEKLTKAKNVPWIYLCKKFKMIENDHVNYNNILSRFKINYDPSNKCLKSEWKNECFEHLYEALLKADLSLRETLMIFDKNLDGKVSFSEFEQVLKDLNINLSGEQVRILMRMINSNSLCNNNRVQENDKIDVAEFIGKMRVCYRLAINKEYINNEKVQKLIETIGKHILADSSEIASFHYRFYEEQDEGENTDRRKRSSVIKSVALFQKFKNFDKFGDGYLDYADFVKAIKSFDMKKINKEAGFEVNDEILLELAKSIDITKSSKINFLEFLQAFYVVNKSKYSYVDEIWCHICTVIYENKVALKRCIKYLEDNFHGKIRSVQLRHILLELNTLLQEHMQSKRKPLTEEQIDLLSYIVETEDSINYDEFFNSFKPVYYI, encoded by the exons atggatgtTTATAACGTTAAAGACACTGTTATGGTATATGGCCACAAAGCAACAATCCAAGCCATTGAAAATTTAtctgatgaaaataataaagatgagacaaacaaaatatatgcagtaaaatatttaaacaaaaatggTTATAGTGATGGTATATATAGGGGaaagaaaatttttacCCCCAAAGATGGATTAATAGTAATATGCTCACATAAGTCTATCAAGCCATATAATA CCGAAGAAAGTGCTTGCATAttgatacaaaaaatatatcgaGGGTATCATGCCAGAAAAGAATTTCATACAGATGTTTGTTGCAAAGTTTGGAGAAAGTTTGAAGACTTACATGAAAATATAGTCCTAAACAATCATGA AGAAATTTACATTCccttaatgaaaaaaataaatgaagatATGCAAAAGGGAATTATCCATTTTAATTCTAAACATTTTTCGAGTATCTCGCATCAGTTTTCTTCTGTTTCTACTATCTCTCATCAG gcATCTTATGATTCGAACATTCCAGTACTGAAGGATAAAGTAAATAGGAAATTTGCCATTgacttttttaattttttactaactacaaaaaat tatGTACTTCCTATCGGTAtggtatataaaattttaaatgcaacaaaaaaaatgctcTCAGAAAATATCAAAAGTTCTGTATTAAATTTGGACTTAACTAAGAAATCAAAAGAGACAAAACTGGTT GTGCTAGGAGATGTGCATGGGCAACTAAATGATGTCTTGTGGCTCTTCAACAGATTTGGATTACCCTCGTCAAACAACAT CTACATATTTAATGGTGACATTGCGGATAGAGGACAAAATGCTgcagaaatatttttgcttTTATTTGCTTTTAAGCTAAGTAATTATGATAGTGTAATAATTAACAGAGGGAATCATGAATGCTCCTATATGAATGAAGTATATGGATTTCACAATGAAG TCCTCTCTAAATATGATGAATCTATATTTGACATATTTCAAGAAATATTTGAACTACTAAGCTTATCAGTGAACATTCAAA ATCAAATATTTGTAGTGCACGGAGGTCTGAGCAGGTACCAGGATTTAACGGTGAATGATATTGATAACCTTGACagaaaaaaacatgaaaTTCTTCATCctgaaaaatatgaagatacaataatttttgatttattatgGTCTGATCCTCAAAAAGATAAAGGGATTGGAGGGAATGCACGAGGAAATAATTGTATAGCTTTTGGACCAGATGTAACagaatcatttttaaaaaaaaataaatttgatatTATAATTCGATCACATCAAGTTCCAAAAACATTAAAAGGTATTGAAAGTCACCATGAAGGAAAATGTATTACTTTATTTTCTGCATCTAATtattgtaataaaataaaaaacttaGGGGCAGCTATCATATTTAATCAAGATTTAACTTTTGAGGTTCATGAATATATGTCTCCCTCTCTTGATGTGATTAGGGAAACTTTTGAAGAAAACCAAAAGTTGCGCGAAAAGGTTTTAAACTCGTCCAACCTTTTGGAGCtcgaaaaaaat GAACAGCGAAACGCCAAAAGCATCCCGCCCGATGGAGCCCTGAATGATATACTGAACTTTTTGAGCACACTAATATgtaacgaaaaaaataatctttggaataatttatatgcaaAAGACAAGGGAAACACTGGAAAAgtgcatataaatatatggaa GGAGGAGCTGGAAAAACTTACCAAAGCGAAAAATGTTCCATggatttatttatgtaaaaaatttaaaatgatTGAAAATGATCatgtaaattataataatatattaagtagatttaaaattaattatgatCCAAGTAATAAATGTTTAAAATCCGAATGGAAAAATGAATGTTTTGAGCATTTATATGAAGCTTTATTAAAAGCAGATTTAAGTTTAAGAGAAACCTTAATgatatttgataaaaacTTAGATGGAAAAGTATCTTTTTCAGAATTTGAACAAGTCTTAAAAGATTTAAATATCA accTTTCAGGGGAACAAGTCAGAATATTAATGCGTATGATAAATAGTAATTCATTATGTAACAACAATAGGGTtcaagaaaatgataaaatagaTGTAGCTGAATTTATTGGTAAAATGAGAGTATGTTATCGTTTAgctataaataaagaatatatcaacaatgaaaaagttcaaaaattaattgAAACAATTggaaaacatatattagcTGATAGTTCAGAAATTGCAAGCTTTCATTATCGTTTTTATGAAGAACAAGATGAAGGAGAAAATACGGACAGACGAAAAAGATCTAGTGTAATCAAATCTGTTGCATTGtttcaaaaatttaaaaattttgacaAGTTTGGAGATG gtTACCTAGATTATGCTGACTTTGTAAAGGCAATAAAAAGTTTTGACatgaaaaagataaataaaGAGGCTGGATTTGAAGTGAACGATGAAATATTGTTGGAG CTAGCTAAATCGATAGACATAACAAAATCGTCtaaaattaatttcttGGAATTTTTACAAGCTTTTTACGTTGTCAATAAGAGTAAATATTCTTATGTCGACGAG ATATGGTGCCATATATGCACAGTGATATATGAGAACAAGGTTGCTCTCAAAAGgtgtataaaatatttggaAGACAATTTTCACGGAAAAATCAGGAGTGTCCAACTTAGGCACATACTGCTAGAACTTAATACATTGTTGCAGGAGCATATGCAATCTAA GAGAAAGCCACTAACGGAAGAACAAATAGATCTTTTGTCTTACATTGTTGAAACAGAAGATTCGATTAATTAtgatgaattttttaattcattcaAACCTgtctattatatataa
- a CDS encoding peptidyl-prolyl cis-trans isomerase, putative — protein sequence MSEVYSIEPKTSGKVIIHTSLGELEILLFSNECPVACKNFIQLCLNNYYNKNKFFRVVPKFLIQTGDHTNTGLHNEYAFKEPFPNECNSRLKFLYPGCVAFANLNIDNPSNGSQFFITLDKSESLNNKSTIFGKVAKHSLYNLMKFNNIKTNKNDEPIEDVPYIEYIKVIENPFHHLVPTIHNEENKTKLKKGDSSEIKPKKRLKKNLLSFAGEGNDGDQGEYDEDEEREREKEWEEEQEEEDMDGEKDIYEDEEKDIEKEEEEEEEEEEREEREKAKKEAKEDDGETDDDNKIAKKKKKGKKKLLSSARKGNGRNLGEYDEDEEREREKEWEKEQEEEDMDGEKDIYEDEEKDIEKEEEEEEEEEEREEREKAKKEAKEDDGETDDDNKIAKKKIKGKKKLLSFARKGNGRNLGEYDEDEEREREKEWEKEQEEEDMDGEKDIYEEEEKDIEKEEEEEEEEEEREEREKAKKEAKEEDGETDDDNNIAKAKTKGKINLLKKKTNEIEKLNSKKNKSDSSLKEITDLDEEYLKKIKKHKKMSKKEREKEAIKKLKEFDSRLGDLFSKNGSQNDGSKPDWINTTGLKFRIDSSNAYDHEDLKKNVVNSMDNERKETYNPNFDMKKYKKKGEK from the exons atgtcgGAAGTTTATAGTATTGAGCCCAAAACATCTGGAAAAGTAATTATACATACCAGTCTAGGCGAATTAGaaattttactttttagTAACGAATGCCCAGTAGCATGTAAAAATTTCATTCAATTATgcttaaataattattataataaaaataagttttTTCGAGTTGTtccaaaatttttaattcaaacTGGGGATCACACAAATACTGGATTAC ATAACGAATATGCCTTTAAGGAGCCTTTCCCAAATGAATGTAATAGTcgattaaaatttttatatccaGGATGTGTAGCTTTTGCTAACTTAAATATAGACAATCCTTCGAATGGTAgtcaattttttattacccTTGATAAATCTGAATccttaaataataaaagtacTATATTTGGAAAAGTAGCGAAGCAtagtttatataatttaatgaaatttaataatattaaaactaataaaaatgatgaaccTATAGAAGATGTCCCATatattgaatatataaaagttaTTGAAAATCCCTTTCATCATTTAGTTCCTACTATCcataatgaagaaaataaaacaaaactaaaaaaaggaGATAGCTCAGAAATAAAACCCAAAAAAcgtctaaaaaaaaatttacttTCTTTCGCTGGTGAAGGAAATGATGGAGATCAGGGAGAATACGACGAAGATGAAGAGAGAGAAAGAGAAAAAGAATGGGAGGAGGAACAGGAAGAAGAAGACATGGATGGGGAGAAGGACATATACGAGGATGAAGAGAAAGACATTGAGAAGGAAGAGGAAGAGGAAGAAGAAGAGGAGGAACGGGAAGAAAGAGAAAAGGCAAAAAAAGAAGCAAAGGAGGATGATGGCGAAACCGATGACGACAACAAAATtgcaaagaaaaaaaaaaaaggtaaaaaaaaattactttCCTCTGCTCGTAAGGGAAATGGTAGAAATCTGGGAGAATACGACGAAGATGAAGAGAGGGAAAGAGAAAAAGAATGGGAGAAGGAACAGGAAGAAGAAGACATGGATGGAGAGAAGGACATATATGAGGACGAAGAAAAAGATATTGAAAAGGAAGAGGAAGAGGAAGAAGAAGAGGAGGAACGGGAAGAGAGAGAAAAGGCAAAAAAAGAAGCAAAGGAAGATGATGGTGAAACGGATGATGACAACAAAATtgcaaagaaaaaaataaagggtaaaaaaaaattactttCCTTCGCTCGTAAGGGAAATGGTAGAAATCTGGGAGAATACGACGAAGATGAAGAAAGGGAAAGAGAAAAAGAATGGGAGAAGGAACAGGAAGAAGAAGACATGGATGGAGAGAAGGACATATACGAGGAAGAAGAGAAAGACATTGAGAAGGAAGAGGAAGAGGAAGAAGAAGAGGAGGAACGGGAAGAGAGAGAAAAGGCAAAAAAAGAAGCAAAGGAGGAGGATGGCGAAACGGATGACGACAACAACATTGCGAAAGCAAAAACAAAgggtaaaataaatttactgaaaaaaaaaacaaatgaaatagaaaaattaaattcaaagaaaaataaaagtgacTCATCCTTAAAGGAAATCACAGACTTa gATGAAGAGTatttgaagaaaataaaaaaacacaaaaaaatgtccaaaaaagaaagagaaaaagag GCaattaaaaagttaaaaGAATTTGATAGTCGCCTGGGGGACCTTTTTTCAAAGAATG GTAGCCAAAATGATGGGTCAAAACCCGACTGGATAAACACAACAGGATTAAAATTCCGCATTGATTCCTCCAAc GCTTATGACCATGAAGaccttaaaaaaaat gTTGTGAATTCGATGGATAATGAAAGGAAAGAAACTTACAACCCCAATTTTGATATGAAG AAATATAAGAAGAAAggagaaaaataa